A single genomic interval of Chryseobacterium paludis harbors:
- a CDS encoding RagB/SusD family nutrient uptake outer membrane protein, protein MKNKRLIYKSLSVLLLAGISFGAVSCDKGDLENVKNTGTFDASNYFQNEEQSFTGLVATYDMLRKYSGGFENMVTFFNGASDDFYSGGGNSSDGAGIQGFSNYTINPIIMPASYWKNYYQGIASANLLLERIPNANMNEQTRKRFIAEAKVLRSLYYFELLKMFKNIPLILKPVLATDDYYNIPQEDPAKVYTQIEGDIVSALPDLMMVASGASEKGRITQGTAHAILGKIYLYDKKNTEAAAQFEMVNGTPGQTSQYGYKLVSNFADLWKVDNKFTTESILEVMHTNKSNADWPFWGSGKDEGNSINVMLGIISYGRTTVPNNDAPDIYASWGFNPMTDDLFNFMQGDPRLDATVLNCKKLKQEGKITYSPGFKDTGYFLNKYAPRNADKSNLPGPTELNFRQNYIAIRLADTYLMEAEALGGAGARAQALLDAVRSRVGLGSVPVSMQAIKDERRRELAGEGHRWFDLVRWGDAPAKLGARGFVAGKNEILPIPFNELVNTALKQNPGY, encoded by the coding sequence ATGAAAAATAAAAGATTAATATATAAAAGTTTATCTGTTTTATTATTAGCAGGTATTAGTTTTGGAGCTGTATCTTGTGATAAAGGTGATCTTGAGAATGTAAAGAATACAGGTACTTTTGATGCAAGTAATTACTTTCAAAATGAAGAACAGTCTTTTACAGGATTGGTAGCAACATACGATATGTTGAGAAAATATTCTGGAGGATTTGAAAATATGGTAACCTTCTTTAATGGTGCTTCTGATGATTTCTATTCAGGAGGTGGAAATTCTTCAGATGGTGCAGGAATCCAGGGGTTCTCAAATTATACCATTAATCCGATTATCATGCCTGCTAGTTACTGGAAAAATTACTATCAGGGAATTGCAAGTGCAAATCTTCTATTAGAAAGAATCCCTAATGCAAATATGAATGAACAGACAAGAAAGAGATTTATTGCTGAAGCTAAAGTTTTAAGGTCACTGTATTATTTTGAATTGTTAAAAATGTTCAAAAATATTCCGCTTATTTTAAAGCCTGTTTTAGCTACAGATGATTATTACAATATTCCACAAGAAGATCCGGCAAAAGTATATACCCAAATAGAAGGTGATATTGTTTCTGCACTTCCAGATCTTATGATGGTAGCTTCTGGAGCATCTGAAAAAGGAAGAATTACGCAAGGTACTGCTCATGCTATTTTAGGAAAGATTTATCTATATGATAAAAAGAATACCGAAGCTGCTGCTCAGTTTGAAATGGTGAACGGTACACCAGGGCAAACGAGCCAGTATGGTTATAAGTTAGTTAGTAACTTTGCAGATCTGTGGAAAGTAGATAATAAATTTACCACAGAGTCCATTCTTGAAGTAATGCATACTAATAAAAGTAATGCGGATTGGCCATTTTGGGGTTCCGGAAAAGATGAAGGAAATTCAATTAATGTGATGCTTGGTATTATATCTTATGGCCGTACGACAGTACCTAATAATGACGCGCCCGATATTTATGCAAGTTGGGGCTTTAATCCAATGACGGATGATCTTTTTAATTTCATGCAGGGAGATCCTCGTTTAGACGCTACAGTACTTAATTGTAAAAAATTAAAACAAGAAGGTAAGATTACTTATTCTCCAGGCTTTAAAGACACTGGATATTTCTTAAACAAATATGCACCAAGAAATGCAGATAAAAGTAATTTGCCAGGTCCTACTGAATTAAACTTCCGTCAAAACTATATTGCCATCAGATTAGCTGATACCTACTTGATGGAAGCAGAAGCACTAGGTGGTGCGGGAGCAAGAGCTCAGGCATTACTGGATGCGGTAAGATCGAGAGTAGGATTAGGTTCAGTTCCGGTTTCTATGCAGGCGATTAAAGATGAAAGAAGAAGAGAATTGGCAGGAGAAGGTCACAGATGGTTTGACCTGGTAAGATGGGGCGATGCTCCGGCTAAATTAGGGGCAAGAGGATTTGTAGCAGGTAAGAATGAAATTTTACCAATTCCTTTCAACGAATTAGTAAATACTGCTTTAAAACAAAACCCTGGCTATTAA
- a CDS encoding glycoside hydrolase family 30 protein: MKFHSLYSFFFRSIAPLCGVVLLSLSACKSSSANNRNEVQVWLTKGDESIKLQQQPSINFTNNPDNGQNIEIDDTQKFQYIDGFGYTLTGGSVEVINRLSEAKRKALLNELFGNNTNSISVSYLRLSVGASDLDGEVFSYDDLPEGKTDISLEYFSLARDKDLIAMLKEILAINPKIKIISAPWSAPVWMKDNGKSKGGSLKPEYYGVYANYFVKYIQGMKKEGINIDAITPQNEPLHPGNNPSLYMASDQQKDFIKNHLGPVFQSNGIKTKIVVYDHNCNKPEYATNILSDPEAYKYVDGSAFHLYEGDISALSTVHNAYPNKNLYFTEQWTGAKSNFNEDLNWHTKNVIIGSMRNWSKIALEWNLANDPQYKPHTDGGCTECKGAITISDKENFTRNVSYYIVAHAAKFIPANSQRIGSSQTNNLSSVAFKTPKGKTVLIVQNNSKTEEVFTLKYNQKTAPVSISGNSVATYIF, from the coding sequence ATGAAGTTTCACAGTTTATATAGTTTCTTTTTTAGAAGTATCGCACCACTTTGTGGTGTGGTACTTTTATCTTTATCAGCGTGTAAGTCGAGTTCAGCAAATAATAGGAACGAAGTTCAGGTATGGCTTACCAAAGGTGATGAGAGCATAAAATTACAGCAGCAACCTTCAATCAATTTTACGAACAATCCTGATAACGGTCAGAATATTGAAATTGACGATACTCAAAAGTTTCAATATATTGATGGTTTCGGATATACATTGACAGGGGGAAGTGTGGAAGTAATTAACAGACTTTCAGAAGCAAAAAGAAAAGCTTTATTAAATGAACTTTTTGGAAATAATACAAACTCAATTTCTGTCAGCTACCTTAGATTAAGTGTAGGAGCCTCTGATCTTGATGGTGAGGTATTTTCTTATGATGACCTACCTGAAGGAAAAACAGATATTTCACTGGAATATTTCAGTTTAGCAAGAGATAAAGATCTGATTGCTATGTTAAAAGAGATTTTAGCGATCAATCCGAAGATTAAGATTATTTCTGCTCCATGGTCAGCTCCGGTTTGGATGAAAGATAATGGAAAGTCAAAAGGAGGAAGTCTAAAACCTGAATATTACGGGGTATATGCGAATTATTTTGTGAAATATATTCAGGGAATGAAAAAAGAGGGTATTAATATTGATGCTATTACACCTCAGAATGAACCGCTGCATCCGGGAAATAATCCAAGTTTGTATATGGCCTCTGATCAGCAAAAAGATTTTATTAAAAATCATTTAGGTCCGGTTTTCCAATCTAATGGGATTAAAACTAAAATTGTCGTATATGATCACAATTGTAACAAACCAGAATATGCTACCAATATTTTAAGCGATCCTGAAGCTTATAAATATGTTGATGGTTCTGCATTTCATTTATATGAAGGAGACATTTCTGCATTAAGTACCGTTCATAATGCGTATCCAAATAAAAATCTTTATTTTACAGAGCAGTGGACAGGAGCTAAAAGCAACTTTAATGAAGATCTTAATTGGCATACTAAAAATGTGATCATTGGTTCCATGAGAAATTGGAGTAAAATAGCTTTAGAATGGAATCTGGCTAATGATCCACAGTATAAACCTCATACTGATGGTGGTTGTACGGAGTGCAAAGGAGCGATTACTATTTCTGACAAGGAAAATTTTACCAGAAATGTTTCTTATTATATTGTTGCACATGCAGCAAAATTTATTCCTGCTAACTCGCAGCGAATTGGTTCTTCTCAAACAAACAATCTATCTTCTGTAGCTTTTAAAACTCCAAAGGGAAAAACTGTTTTAATAGTACAGAACAACAGTAAAACGGAAGAGGTCTTTACTCTTAAGTATAACCAGAAAACAGCTCCTGTAAGTATATCAGGAAATTCTGTAGCAACCTATATTTTCTAA
- a CDS encoding glycoside hydrolase family 3 N-terminal domain-containing protein — protein sequence MKKAYFLLAFAAFGLNTYGQKTIDQKVSDLLSKMTLEEKVGQLMQYSGFAYATGPQNSNSATVLEEIKKGKVGSMLNVAGVEETKSFQKLALESRLKIPLLFGQDVIHGYRTTFPVNLGQAASWDLALIEKSERIAATEASAYGIHWTFAPMVDIARDPRWGRVMEGSGEDTYLGTLIGLARIKGFQGKGLGNLDAIMACAKHFAAYGAAVGGRDYNSVDMSLRQLNETYLPPFKAAAEAGVATFMNSFNDINGVPATANKYILRDLLKGKWNYNGFVVSDWGSIGEIVNHGYTKDKAEAAEKAILAGSDMDMESHVYMTELPKLVKEGKVDPKFIDDAARRILIKKFEMGLFDDPYRFSNEKREKEQTNNLENRKFGREFGSKSIVLLKNQNNILPLSKSTKTVALIGPFGKETVANHGFWSVAFKDDNQRIISQFDGIKNQLDKNSTLLYAKGCNADDQDKSMFAEAVETAKKADVVIMTLGEGHAMSGEAKSRSNIHFSGVQEELLKEIAKTGKPIVLMINAGRPLVFDWAADNIPAILYTWWLGTEAGNSIADVLFGTVNPGGKLPMTFPRTEGQIPVYYNHYNTGRPAKTNKERSYVSAYIDLDNDPKFPFGYGLSYTQFKYSDMTLSSTSLKGNQALNIKVNVSNNGNYDGEEVVQLYIRDSFGKVVRPVKELKGFQKILLKKGETKTVNFTLTPENLKFYDDQLNYDWEGGEFEIMVGTNSQDVQTKKINWIK from the coding sequence ATGAAAAAAGCTTATTTCTTATTAGCATTTGCAGCATTTGGATTGAATACATACGGACAAAAGACAATTGATCAAAAAGTTTCTGATCTTTTGTCTAAAATGACATTGGAAGAAAAAGTGGGACAATTGATGCAATACAGTGGCTTTGCATATGCTACAGGACCCCAGAATTCCAATTCAGCAACCGTTCTTGAAGAAATAAAAAAAGGTAAAGTGGGCTCTATGCTAAATGTAGCTGGCGTAGAAGAAACAAAATCTTTTCAAAAATTAGCTTTAGAATCAAGATTAAAAATACCGTTATTATTTGGACAGGATGTTATTCACGGATACCGAACCACCTTTCCTGTTAATCTTGGACAGGCAGCAAGCTGGGATTTAGCATTAATTGAAAAATCTGAAAGAATAGCTGCTACGGAAGCTTCAGCATATGGAATTCACTGGACTTTTGCTCCAATGGTAGATATTGCCAGGGATCCAAGATGGGGGAGAGTAATGGAAGGCTCTGGTGAAGATACTTACTTAGGAACACTGATCGGTTTGGCAAGGATTAAAGGATTCCAGGGAAAAGGTCTTGGAAACCTCGATGCAATAATGGCTTGTGCGAAACATTTTGCGGCGTATGGCGCAGCAGTAGGTGGAAGAGACTATAATTCTGTAGATATGAGCCTCAGACAACTGAATGAAACCTATTTACCTCCTTTCAAAGCTGCGGCAGAAGCAGGCGTTGCAACATTCATGAATTCTTTTAATGATATTAATGGGGTTCCCGCGACTGCTAATAAATACATTCTTAGAGACTTGTTAAAAGGAAAGTGGAACTACAATGGTTTTGTGGTTTCAGATTGGGGAAGCATTGGTGAAATAGTTAACCATGGTTATACGAAAGATAAAGCGGAAGCCGCTGAAAAAGCTATTTTGGCAGGAAGTGATATGGATATGGAAAGTCACGTTTATATGACGGAACTTCCAAAACTGGTTAAAGAAGGAAAAGTAGATCCAAAATTCATTGACGATGCGGCAAGACGAATTTTAATCAAAAAGTTTGAAATGGGATTATTTGATGATCCTTATAGATTCAGTAATGAGAAAAGAGAAAAAGAGCAGACCAATAACTTGGAGAACAGAAAATTCGGAAGGGAATTCGGGTCAAAAAGTATTGTTCTTTTAAAAAATCAAAATAATATTTTACCACTTTCAAAATCTACGAAGACGGTAGCTTTAATAGGACCTTTTGGAAAAGAAACGGTAGCCAATCATGGATTCTGGTCTGTTGCTTTTAAAGATGACAACCAAAGGATCATTTCTCAGTTTGACGGAATTAAGAATCAGTTGGATAAAAATTCAACTTTATTATATGCTAAAGGTTGTAATGCTGATGATCAGGATAAATCAATGTTTGCTGAAGCAGTAGAAACGGCAAAGAAAGCTGATGTTGTTATTATGACTTTAGGGGAAGGACATGCAATGAGTGGGGAAGCGAAAAGCCGGAGTAATATCCATTTTTCTGGTGTTCAGGAAGAACTGTTAAAAGAAATTGCAAAAACCGGAAAACCTATTGTATTGATGATCAACGCGGGCAGACCTCTCGTCTTTGATTGGGCAGCGGATAATATTCCTGCGATTCTGTATACGTGGTGGCTAGGAACGGAAGCAGGAAACTCAATAGCTGATGTTCTTTTTGGAACTGTAAATCCGGGAGGTAAACTTCCCATGACTTTTCCAAGAACCGAAGGTCAGATTCCTGTTTACTATAATCATTATAATACAGGAAGACCCGCAAAAACGAATAAAGAACGAAGTTATGTTTCTGCTTATATCGATCTAGATAACGATCCTAAATTTCCTTTTGGATATGGATTAAGTTATACTCAGTTTAAATATTCTGATATGACGCTAAGCTCAACAAGTCTAAAAGGAAATCAAGCTTTAAATATTAAAGTGAATGTTTCTAACAACGGAAATTATGACGGTGAAGAAGTAGTGCAGTTATATATCAGAGACTCATTCGGAAAAGTGGTAAGACCTGTAAAAGAATTAAAAGGTTTCCAAAAAATACTTCTGAAAAAAGGAGAAACTAAAACAGTAAACTTTACACTAACTCCAGAAAATTTGAAATTCTATGATGACCAATTAAATTATGATTGGGAAGGTGGAGAGTTTGAAATTATGGTAGGAACCAATTCTCAGGATGTTCAGACAAAAAAAATTAATTGGATTAAATAA
- a CDS encoding glycoside hydrolase family 16 protein — MKINIRRHFYLLITGGILSLSISNCTAQKSDSNRNLIWSDEFNGKGLPDSSKWNYDVGGDGYGNKEAQFYTKERLENVRMENGNLIIEARKENWEKNKYTSARLLTKGKFSFQYGTIEVRAKLPKGRGTWPAIWMMSEDMKKWPDDGELDIMEHVGFNPGYIHASVHTKKYNHIQGTQKTDTLIISDASDRYHVYKADWTPEKIDVYIDDRKFFTYENKEKNYEAWPFDQPYFIILNLAVGGFWGGKEGIDDSIFPQKYYIDYVRVYQNK; from the coding sequence ATGAAAATTAATATCCGAAGACATTTTTATTTATTAATAACAGGGGGGATTTTATCTCTTTCTATATCAAACTGCACAGCTCAGAAATCTGATTCCAATAGAAATCTAATCTGGAGTGATGAATTTAATGGGAAAGGATTGCCAGATTCTTCAAAATGGAATTATGATGTTGGCGGAGATGGTTATGGAAATAAAGAAGCCCAGTTTTATACTAAAGAACGTCTGGAAAATGTAAGGATGGAAAATGGGAATTTAATCATTGAAGCGAGAAAGGAAAACTGGGAGAAAAATAAATATACTTCAGCAAGGCTTTTAACCAAGGGAAAATTTTCTTTTCAGTATGGAACAATTGAGGTAAGGGCAAAATTACCGAAAGGACGTGGAACATGGCCTGCCATCTGGATGATGAGTGAAGATATGAAGAAATGGCCTGATGATGGCGAGCTGGATATTATGGAGCATGTTGGGTTTAATCCCGGGTATATCCATGCTTCCGTACACACCAAAAAATACAACCATATTCAGGGAACACAGAAAACAGATACTTTAATCATCAGTGATGCAAGTGATCGGTACCATGTATATAAAGCAGATTGGACACCAGAGAAAATAGATGTTTATATTGATGATAGGAAGTTCTTCACGTATGAGAATAAAGAAAAAAACTATGAAGCATGGCCTTTTGATCAGCCTTATTTTATCATTTTAAATCTGGCTGTTGGTGGATTTTGGGGTGGAAAGGAAGGAATAGATGATTCCATTTTTCCACAAAAATATTATATAGACTATGTACGGGTTTATCAGAATAAATAA
- a CDS encoding glycoside hydrolase family 30 protein → MKKLIVSCFVIGMACNAHAQNYWKKNAGKSAKVIVTNSKTNEKMVDKGMVKFEKFDQPKENEACVFVDPDFKYQKLIGIGGAITDAAAETFYKLPKDKQKEIIEAYYGKNGLGYTIVRTNMNSCDFSSDSYTYVDDNDASLKSFSVAHDEKYKIPMIQEAQKSIGNQFKLYFSPWSPPAWMKSNKDMLNGGRLENQYYQTWADYYIKFIKEYEKRGMKIWGLTVQNEAMAKQKWESCLYTAEEEGAFLKNNLGPTLWKNGYKDKKVMIWDHNRDLIFQRATTTLGDPEVSKYTSGIAYHWYETWHNKTQLFDNVGETHRAFPDKFLAFTEGCKEVFNMSRINDVSLGELYGKNMINDFNRGTSLWTDWNVLLDETGGPNHVGNLCFAPIIADTKTGEVHYTYEYYYVGHVSKYIKPNAQRVGSSTNTSGLISTSFMNENGELVTVIMNNSDDDIDTHLWIEGMAAKLSAPAHSIQTVIL, encoded by the coding sequence ATGAAAAAACTAATCGTAAGTTGTTTTGTTATAGGGATGGCTTGTAATGCTCATGCACAAAACTACTGGAAGAAAAATGCCGGAAAATCAGCAAAAGTTATTGTTACCAATTCTAAAACCAATGAGAAAATGGTTGACAAAGGAATGGTAAAATTTGAAAAATTTGATCAGCCTAAAGAAAATGAAGCCTGTGTTTTCGTAGATCCGGATTTTAAATATCAGAAATTAATAGGAATTGGTGGAGCAATTACAGATGCTGCAGCAGAAACTTTTTATAAATTACCGAAGGACAAACAGAAGGAAATTATTGAAGCCTATTATGGGAAGAATGGTTTAGGTTATACCATAGTTCGAACCAATATGAATTCCTGTGATTTTTCAAGTGATTCTTATACTTATGTAGATGATAATGATGCGTCATTAAAGTCGTTTTCGGTTGCCCATGATGAAAAGTATAAGATCCCAATGATTCAGGAGGCTCAAAAATCTATAGGAAATCAATTTAAGCTTTATTTTTCTCCATGGAGCCCACCAGCGTGGATGAAATCTAATAAAGATATGCTGAACGGTGGAAGGCTGGAAAATCAATATTATCAGACCTGGGCAGATTATTATATCAAGTTTATTAAAGAATATGAAAAAAGAGGGATGAAGATCTGGGGATTAACGGTTCAGAATGAGGCAATGGCAAAACAAAAATGGGAGTCCTGCCTTTATACTGCGGAGGAGGAAGGTGCATTTTTGAAAAATAATCTTGGTCCAACCTTGTGGAAGAATGGATATAAAGATAAAAAAGTAATGATCTGGGATCATAATAGAGATTTGATCTTTCAAAGAGCAACCACGACATTAGGTGATCCTGAAGTTTCAAAATATACATCTGGTATTGCCTATCACTGGTATGAAACGTGGCACAACAAAACACAGTTATTTGATAATGTTGGAGAAACACATAGGGCATTTCCAGATAAATTCCTGGCTTTTACAGAAGGATGTAAAGAGGTATTTAATATGTCAAGGATCAATGATGTCAGTTTAGGGGAGCTGTATGGTAAAAATATGATCAACGATTTTAATCGTGGAACTTCTTTATGGACGGACTGGAATGTACTTCTGGATGAAACAGGAGGTCCCAATCATGTTGGAAATTTATGTTTTGCACCAATCATTGCCGATACAAAAACAGGAGAGGTACATTATACTTATGAATACTATTATGTTGGGCATGTTTCAAAATATATAAAACCTAATGCTCAGAGAGTTGGAAGCTCTACAAATACATCAGGTTTAATTTCTACTTCATTTATGAATGAAAATGGAGAACTTGTGACTGTAATTATGAATAATTCGGATGATGATATAGATACTCATCTTTGGATTGAAGGAATGGCGGCCAAACTTTCAGCGCCTGCACATTCCATACAGACTGTAATTTTATAA
- a CDS encoding enoyl-ACP reductase FabI gives MSYGLLKGKKGIIFGALNEQSIAWKVAERCHEEGAEFILSNAPIALRMGELNGLAEKTGSEVVGADATSIEDLEKLFDTAIAKFGKIDFILHSIGMSVNVRKGKHYTEMNYDWLEKGWDISSVSFHKVMRVAWEKDCMNEWGSILALTYIAAQRTFPDYNDMSDNKAYLESIARTFGNYWGERKVRVNTVSQSPTVTTAGSGVKGFGGFLGYAEDMSPLGNATALECADYCVTLFSDLTKKVTMQNLFHDGGFSSSGVTQKVIRKYDVE, from the coding sequence ATGTCATACGGTTTACTTAAAGGCAAAAAGGGAATTATTTTTGGGGCCCTTAATGAACAATCGATCGCATGGAAAGTTGCTGAAAGATGCCATGAAGAAGGTGCTGAATTTATCTTATCTAATGCTCCTATTGCTTTGAGAATGGGAGAACTTAATGGTTTAGCTGAAAAAACAGGTTCTGAAGTTGTTGGTGCAGATGCTACTTCTATTGAAGATCTTGAAAAGCTTTTTGATACTGCCATCGCAAAATTTGGAAAAATCGATTTCATCCTTCATTCTATAGGAATGTCCGTAAATGTAAGAAAAGGAAAACATTATACAGAAATGAATTACGATTGGTTAGAAAAAGGCTGGGATATCTCTTCTGTTTCTTTCCATAAAGTAATGCGTGTGGCTTGGGAAAAAGACTGTATGAATGAGTGGGGAAGTATTTTAGCACTTACTTATATTGCTGCTCAAAGAACGTTCCCGGATTATAATGATATGTCTGACAACAAAGCTTATTTGGAAAGTATTGCAAGAACTTTCGGAAATTATTGGGGTGAGAGAAAAGTACGTGTAAACACGGTTTCTCAGTCTCCTACAGTAACTACTGCAGGTAGCGGAGTGAAAGGTTTCGGAGGTTTCCTTGGATATGCTGAAGATATGTCTCCTCTTGGAAATGCTACAGCTCTTGAGTGTGCAGATTATTGTGTGACCCTTTTCTCTGATCTTACGAAAAAAGTAACCATGCAGAACCTTTTCCATGATGGAGGTTTCAGCAGCTCTGGAGTAACTCAGAAGGTAATCAGAAAATATGATGTTGAATAA
- a CDS encoding YtxH domain-containing protein: MNNSDYNKAEDAVNNTENSLKNAANDAKWKINDLADKARDYINEKRNNDQEASQEDWLDRVKANISDAWEDIKDKAGDAWEKTKDIAEDAKDKATDAAKDVKDKANDAAEDVKAEWNKKTN, encoded by the coding sequence ATGAATAATTCAGATTACAACAAAGCGGAAGACGCTGTAAATAACACAGAAAATTCTTTAAAAAATGCAGCTAACGATGCAAAATGGAAAATCAACGATTTAGCAGATAAAGCTAGGGATTATATTAATGAAAAGAGAAACAACGACCAGGAAGCTAGCCAGGAAGATTGGTTAGACAGGGTAAAAGCTAATATTTCTGATGCTTGGGAAGATATTAAAGATAAAGCGGGTGATGCATGGGAAAAAACGAAAGACATTGCCGAAGATGCAAAAGATAAAGCAACGGATGCTGCAAAAGATGTGAAAGATAAGGCGAATGATGCCGCTGAAGATGTAAAAGCAGAATGGAATAAAAAAACCAATTAG
- a CDS encoding DNA-3-methyladenine glycosylase I encodes MEKIRCGWCERDDLYRKYHDKEWGSPVYDDETIFEFLILESFQAGLSWYTILSKRDNFRKAFDHFNYKKIAKYTDDKVVELMADSGIIRNKLKILATITNAQRFMEVQKEFGSFSKYIWSFVDGKPIDNKPETLKDIPATTDISDALSKDLKKRGFKFMGSTVVYAHMQATGMMNDHIKDCFTRQ; translated from the coding sequence ATGGAAAAGATACGCTGTGGATGGTGTGAAAGAGATGATCTGTACAGAAAATATCATGATAAAGAATGGGGGAGTCCTGTTTATGATGATGAAACTATTTTTGAATTTCTGATATTGGAAAGTTTCCAGGCTGGCCTAAGCTGGTATACCATTTTAAGTAAAAGAGACAATTTTAGGAAAGCATTTGATCATTTTAATTATAAAAAGATTGCAAAATATACCGATGATAAGGTGGTGGAACTTATGGCAGATTCTGGGATCATAAGGAATAAACTTAAAATTTTAGCGACCATCACTAATGCACAGCGATTTATGGAAGTTCAAAAAGAGTTTGGCTCTTTTTCAAAATATATCTGGAGCTTTGTAGATGGAAAACCTATCGATAACAAACCAGAGACTTTAAAAGATATTCCTGCTACTACCGATATTTCTGATGCTTTGTCAAAAGATTTGAAAAAGAGGGGTTTTAAATTTATGGGCTCTACTGTAGTATATGCACATATGCAGGCAACAGGTATGATGAATGATCATATCAAGGATTGTTTTACCAGACAGTGA
- a CDS encoding SDR family NAD(P)-dependent oxidoreductase yields MSILKGKTAFVTGGTRGMGEAIVRRYIQEGAEVAFTYVNSDEKAEALVAEIARSGGVAYAIKADASISGNTEKAIIEAADKFGKIDILVNNAAISIAGPVEQAHTQADDYNRQIDVNIRAVTEAVRTALRFMPDGGRIITIGSVGAKRIGGPTMSEYIATKAAVGAYSRGLAWDLGLRNITINTIEPGVIDTDMLKKADNATREFYMNAMALKRLGTPEDVAGLANFLAGPDAAYITGSSIVIDGGFSA; encoded by the coding sequence ATGTCCATATTAAAAGGAAAAACGGCTTTTGTAACCGGAGGAACAAGAGGAATGGGAGAAGCCATTGTAAGACGTTATATTCAGGAAGGAGCAGAGGTAGCATTTACCTATGTAAATTCTGATGAAAAAGCAGAAGCACTTGTTGCTGAGATTGCAAGATCAGGAGGAGTTGCCTATGCAATAAAAGCGGATGCTTCGATTTCTGGAAATACAGAAAAAGCGATCATAGAAGCTGCTGACAAATTTGGTAAAATAGATATTTTAGTAAATAATGCTGCCATATCAATTGCCGGTCCTGTAGAGCAGGCTCATACACAGGCAGATGATTACAACAGACAAATTGATGTAAACATAAGGGCAGTAACGGAGGCTGTGCGTACAGCTTTAAGATTTATGCCCGACGGAGGACGCATTATCACTATTGGTTCAGTTGGAGCAAAACGCATAGGAGGACCTACTATGAGTGAGTATATTGCTACAAAAGCTGCTGTTGGCGCTTACAGTCGTGGATTAGCATGGGATCTGGGATTAAGAAATATTACAATAAATACAATAGAGCCTGGAGTTATTGATACAGATATGTTGAAAAAAGCAGATAATGCTACCAGGGAATTTTATATGAATGCTATGGCATTAAAAAGGTTAGGAACACCGGAAGATGTAGCTGGTTTGGCAAATTTTCTGGCAGGTCCCGATGCAGCTTACATTACTGGAAGCAGTATCGTTATTGATGGCGGTTTCTCTGCTTAA
- a CDS encoding winged helix-turn-helix transcriptional regulator, which yields MKKCVVIDHTEENLRALQDTIYVIGGKWKLPILFALGNGKKRFLDIKRDISGISTRMLSLNLKEMEINKLVKRSACEDTREVIEYECTEYAKDYAKLMKDMIEWGKEHRRVIIA from the coding sequence ATGAAAAAATGCGTTGTTATAGATCATACTGAGGAAAACCTGCGTGCATTACAGGATACCATATATGTTATTGGTGGTAAATGGAAACTTCCTATCCTTTTTGCATTGGGTAATGGCAAAAAACGGTTTCTTGATATTAAACGCGATATTTCCGGTATTTCTACACGAATGCTTTCCCTCAATTTAAAAGAAATGGAAATTAATAAATTAGTAAAAAGGTCAGCTTGTGAAGATACCAGAGAGGTAATCGAATATGAATGTACCGAATATGCTAAAGACTATGCAAAATTAATGAAAGATATGATAGAATGGGGGAAAGAGCACCGAAGAGTTATTATAGCATAA